Proteins from one Gossypium raimondii isolate GPD5lz chromosome 8, ASM2569854v1, whole genome shotgun sequence genomic window:
- the LOC105792843 gene encoding uncharacterized protein LOC105792843 isoform X1 — MSNYLASQQLMAQLEPISGKMSMGFGIDESLQQQIPSNMAIDQMGSMPNNRESQLPSISNQQVGYVESQAYTQLPQQYLMSNKPVGEMIPTVLDSMRQHQLPTLNKRKELMEPIAPSSLPKKLSLPNKQVAHMEHRPWLQPLSVPSKRPFQMQSVSSSLGSEPSLASNKRSVPSKVGSSASRNQPAPIRPSSKVQTESFQSVRSKMRESLVGALALVSQLQSENAMVEKNSGKTEVGSHPFDSGSGKSDAVHTLSAEPQGILLPNRHGGTVGNNSEGTQVVQCNELQFQSSNLLPDEDVQFTDNLFARDELLQGNGLSWVLEPQLKVGKDGLKQSLQSPQELAYQIEAELFKLFGGVNKKYKEKGRSLLFNLKDRNNPELRERVVSGKITPHRLCSMSAEELASKELSEWRQAKAEEFAQMVVLPDVEVDIRRLVRKTHKGEFQVEVEQTDSASVEVSAGTSTIRRPKTEAKKTPRTIKTVGKKDESDTGSEKSNLEDPNLTITIPSSKGPDPMQGLMGEDEIKNVDFLPPIVSLDEFMQSLGSEPPFENLPDEAGKVTAISAKDDSEAGSDSKSFGRASQVPEKTMPDKPGTSDASNVKSVSDVKLNDIPAKTETIVSTTTSKGERVWEGMLQLNLSTTTSVICTFKSGEKTSTKEWPSILEIKGRVRLEAFEKFLQELPLSRSRAVMVIHIVCKEGSSESERQSLVETADSYISDGRAGLAEPASGVELYCCPPHAKTLEMLTKVLSKDQIQALNALDNGLIGVVVWRRTQLTSPNSTSHHKHISKKQHFTSQKSNTDIDSNSSSVLPPMSSHGGLPHFEPPPDDEGDDIPPGFGPGTMSRDEDDLPEFNFSSGPNTNPSGPQYPARYQSQASRLHAQTSSRPVDQMRELIQKYGQPTTNTPLRVPLQQWNDNDDDEDDDIPEWQPASQQQPLPPQVNRFQQPMQVPDQQNTAQPWQQQQQGNWWVPPPGSQGEQFGNGSQYYGQNVRTGQPLWRKDVSDNRGF, encoded by the exons ATGTCCAATTATCTGGCATCTCAGCAATTGATGGCACAGCTTGAACCCATTTCCGGCAAGATGTCCATGGGATTTGGGATTGATGAATCTTTACAGCAGCAGATACCATCGAATATGGCGATAGATCAGATGGGATCCATGCCTAATAATCGTGAGTCTCAGTTACCGTCAATATCAAATCAACAAGTTGGATATGTTGAGTCCCAAGCTTATACTCAGCTACCACAGCAGTATTTAATGTCTAATAAGCCAGTGGGAGAAATGATTCCCACCGTGTTGGATAGCATGAGACAACATCAATTACCAACTTTGAATAAGCGTAAGGAGCTGATGGAACCAATTGCCCCGAGTTCTCTTCCAAAGAAGTTATCACTGCCAAACAAACAAGTGGCACATATGGAACACAGGCCATGGTTGCAACCATTATCTGTTCCTAGTAAAAGACCTTTTCAAATGCAATCTGTTTCTAGCTCACTGGGATCAGAACCTTCTCTGGCATCAAATAAGAGATCAGTTCCAAGCAAAGTTGGGTCATCAGCTTCAAGGAATCAACCTGCACCTATACGGCCATCATCAAAGGTTCAGACTGAGTCATTTCAATCTGTGAGGTCCAAGATGCGGGAATCTTTAGTTGGTGCCCTGGCATTGGTTTCTCAGCTGCAAAGTGAAAATGCAATGGTGGAGAAGAACTCTGGGAAGACAGAAGTGGGTTCTCACCCATTTGATTCCGGTTCTGGCAAGTCTGATGCTGTCCACACTTTATCTGCAGAACCTCAGGGGATATTGCTTCCCAACCGACATGGTGGTACTGTCGGAAATAATAGTGAAGGTACACAAGTTGTGCAATGCAATGAGCTGCAATTTCAATCCAGCAATCTTTTACCTGATGAGGATGTTCAATTTACTGACAACTTATTTGCAAGAGATGAACTTTTGCAGGGAAATGGCCTTTCTTGGGTATTAGAACCCCAATTGAAGGTGGGAAAAGATGGTTTAAAACAATCATTACAGTCTCCACAAGAGTTGGCATATCAAATTGAAGCAGAACTCTTTAAATTATTTGGAGGTGTGAATAAAAAGTATAAGGAGAAGGGCAGGTCTCTTTTGTTTAACTTAAAGGATCGTAATAACCCTGAACTCAGAGAAAGAGTTGTGTCTGGTAAAATTACCCCACACAGGCTTTGTTCTATGAGTGCTGAGGAACTGGCTTCTAAAGAGCTTTCAGAGTGGCGGCAAGCAAAAGCAGAAGAGTTCGCTCAAATGGTAGTTTTGCCAGATGTAGAAGTTGATATTAGACGTCTAGTAAGGAAAACACATAAGGGTGAGTTTCAAGTGGAGGTTGAACAAACTGATAGTGCTTCAGTAGAAGTATCTGCTGGAACTTCAACTATTCGGCGACCAAAAACTGAGGCAAAAAAAACTCCTAGAACCATTAAAACTgttggaaagaaagatgaatcaGATACTGGAAGTGAAAAGAGTAATCTAGAGGACCCAAATCTTACCATTACCATTCCTTCAAGCAAGGGACCTGATCCAATGCAAGGGTTGATGGGAGAAGATGAAATCAAGAATGTGGATTTTTTGCCTCCAATTGTTTCCCTTGACGAGTTTATGCAATCTCTTGGTTCAGAGCCACCGTTTGAGAATTTACCTGATGAGGCTGGAAAAGTAACAGCAATTTCTGCTAAGGATGACTCAGAAGCTGGGTCTGACTCAAAGTCTTTTGGTCGAGCTTCACAAGTTCCTGAGAAGACAATGCCTGATAAACCTGGAACTAGTGATGCAAGCAATGTGAAATCAGTTTCAGATGTTAAGCTGAATGACATTCCTGCAAAAACAGAAACTATAGTTTCTACAACCACTTCGAAGGGTGAACGTGTCTGGGAAGGGATGCTCCAGCTAAACCTCTCAACCACGACCTCTGTTATTTGTACTTTTAAAAG CGGTGAAAAAACCTCTACGAAGGAGTGGCCTAGCATTCTTGAAATCAAAGGCAGAGTCAGACTTGAAGCGTTCGAGAAGTTCCTCCAAGAGCTTCCATTGTCTCGGAGTCGTGCTGTTATG GTTATTCATATTGTTTGCAAGGAGGGATCGTCTGAGAGCGAACGGCAGAGCCTGGTCGAG ACAGCTGATTCATATATTTCAGACGGGAGAGCTGGTCTTGCCGAGCCTGCTTCCGGGGTCGAACTTTATTGTTGCCCACCCCATGCAAAAACACTTGAAATGCTCACCAAGGTACTTTCAAAGGACCAAATTCAAGCTCTTAATGCGTTAGATAATGGTCTAATTGGTGTTGTTGTATGGAGAAGAACTCAATTAACATCACCGAACTCAACATCACACCATAAACACATCTCGAAAAAGCAACACTTCACTTCTCAAAAAAGCAACACTGACATTGATTCTAACTCTTCGTCGGTGCTGCCGCCGATGTCTTCTCATGGCGGACTTCCTCATTTCGAACCTCCTCCTGATGATGAGGGTGACGATATTCCACCGGGATTTGGCCCTGGGACAATGTCCCGGGACGAAGATGACCTACCCGAGTTTAATTTCTCTAGTGGCCCGAACACAAACCCGTCGGGGCCACAATACCCTGCCAGGTACCAATCCCAAGCCTCTCGTTTACACGCTCAAACATCATCTCGTCCTGTTGATCAAATGAGAGAGCTCATACAAAAGTATGGGCAACCAACTACTAATACTCCTCTAAGGGTTCCACTGCAACAGTGGAACGATAATGATGATGACGAGGACGACGATATACCGGAATGGCAGCCAGCATCCCAACAACAACCCCTACCACCCCAAGTCAATAGATTTCAACAGCCAATGCAAGTTCCGGATCAACAAAATACTGCTCAGCCATGGCAGCAACAGCAACAAGGGAATTGGTGGGTTCCTCCACCTGGTTCACAAGGCGAACAATTTGGTAATGGAAGTCAATACTATGGGCAAAATGTAAGAACTGGACAGCCTCTTTGGCGAAAAGATGTTTCTGACAATAGAGGGTTTTAG
- the LOC105792843 gene encoding uncharacterized protein LOC105792843 isoform X2: MAQLEPISGKMSMGFGIDESLQQQIPSNMAIDQMGSMPNNRESQLPSISNQQVGYVESQAYTQLPQQYLMSNKPVGEMIPTVLDSMRQHQLPTLNKRKELMEPIAPSSLPKKLSLPNKQVAHMEHRPWLQPLSVPSKRPFQMQSVSSSLGSEPSLASNKRSVPSKVGSSASRNQPAPIRPSSKVQTESFQSVRSKMRESLVGALALVSQLQSENAMVEKNSGKTEVGSHPFDSGSGKSDAVHTLSAEPQGILLPNRHGGTVGNNSEGTQVVQCNELQFQSSNLLPDEDVQFTDNLFARDELLQGNGLSWVLEPQLKVGKDGLKQSLQSPQELAYQIEAELFKLFGGVNKKYKEKGRSLLFNLKDRNNPELRERVVSGKITPHRLCSMSAEELASKELSEWRQAKAEEFAQMVVLPDVEVDIRRLVRKTHKGEFQVEVEQTDSASVEVSAGTSTIRRPKTEAKKTPRTIKTVGKKDESDTGSEKSNLEDPNLTITIPSSKGPDPMQGLMGEDEIKNVDFLPPIVSLDEFMQSLGSEPPFENLPDEAGKVTAISAKDDSEAGSDSKSFGRASQVPEKTMPDKPGTSDASNVKSVSDVKLNDIPAKTETIVSTTTSKGERVWEGMLQLNLSTTTSVICTFKSGEKTSTKEWPSILEIKGRVRLEAFEKFLQELPLSRSRAVMVIHIVCKEGSSESERQSLVETADSYISDGRAGLAEPASGVELYCCPPHAKTLEMLTKVLSKDQIQALNALDNGLIGVVVWRRTQLTSPNSTSHHKHISKKQHFTSQKSNTDIDSNSSSVLPPMSSHGGLPHFEPPPDDEGDDIPPGFGPGTMSRDEDDLPEFNFSSGPNTNPSGPQYPARYQSQASRLHAQTSSRPVDQMRELIQKYGQPTTNTPLRVPLQQWNDNDDDEDDDIPEWQPASQQQPLPPQVNRFQQPMQVPDQQNTAQPWQQQQQGNWWVPPPGSQGEQFGNGSQYYGQNVRTGQPLWRKDVSDNRGF, from the exons ATGGCACAGCTTGAACCCATTTCCGGCAAGATGTCCATGGGATTTGGGATTGATGAATCTTTACAGCAGCAGATACCATCGAATATGGCGATAGATCAGATGGGATCCATGCCTAATAATCGTGAGTCTCAGTTACCGTCAATATCAAATCAACAAGTTGGATATGTTGAGTCCCAAGCTTATACTCAGCTACCACAGCAGTATTTAATGTCTAATAAGCCAGTGGGAGAAATGATTCCCACCGTGTTGGATAGCATGAGACAACATCAATTACCAACTTTGAATAAGCGTAAGGAGCTGATGGAACCAATTGCCCCGAGTTCTCTTCCAAAGAAGTTATCACTGCCAAACAAACAAGTGGCACATATGGAACACAGGCCATGGTTGCAACCATTATCTGTTCCTAGTAAAAGACCTTTTCAAATGCAATCTGTTTCTAGCTCACTGGGATCAGAACCTTCTCTGGCATCAAATAAGAGATCAGTTCCAAGCAAAGTTGGGTCATCAGCTTCAAGGAATCAACCTGCACCTATACGGCCATCATCAAAGGTTCAGACTGAGTCATTTCAATCTGTGAGGTCCAAGATGCGGGAATCTTTAGTTGGTGCCCTGGCATTGGTTTCTCAGCTGCAAAGTGAAAATGCAATGGTGGAGAAGAACTCTGGGAAGACAGAAGTGGGTTCTCACCCATTTGATTCCGGTTCTGGCAAGTCTGATGCTGTCCACACTTTATCTGCAGAACCTCAGGGGATATTGCTTCCCAACCGACATGGTGGTACTGTCGGAAATAATAGTGAAGGTACACAAGTTGTGCAATGCAATGAGCTGCAATTTCAATCCAGCAATCTTTTACCTGATGAGGATGTTCAATTTACTGACAACTTATTTGCAAGAGATGAACTTTTGCAGGGAAATGGCCTTTCTTGGGTATTAGAACCCCAATTGAAGGTGGGAAAAGATGGTTTAAAACAATCATTACAGTCTCCACAAGAGTTGGCATATCAAATTGAAGCAGAACTCTTTAAATTATTTGGAGGTGTGAATAAAAAGTATAAGGAGAAGGGCAGGTCTCTTTTGTTTAACTTAAAGGATCGTAATAACCCTGAACTCAGAGAAAGAGTTGTGTCTGGTAAAATTACCCCACACAGGCTTTGTTCTATGAGTGCTGAGGAACTGGCTTCTAAAGAGCTTTCAGAGTGGCGGCAAGCAAAAGCAGAAGAGTTCGCTCAAATGGTAGTTTTGCCAGATGTAGAAGTTGATATTAGACGTCTAGTAAGGAAAACACATAAGGGTGAGTTTCAAGTGGAGGTTGAACAAACTGATAGTGCTTCAGTAGAAGTATCTGCTGGAACTTCAACTATTCGGCGACCAAAAACTGAGGCAAAAAAAACTCCTAGAACCATTAAAACTgttggaaagaaagatgaatcaGATACTGGAAGTGAAAAGAGTAATCTAGAGGACCCAAATCTTACCATTACCATTCCTTCAAGCAAGGGACCTGATCCAATGCAAGGGTTGATGGGAGAAGATGAAATCAAGAATGTGGATTTTTTGCCTCCAATTGTTTCCCTTGACGAGTTTATGCAATCTCTTGGTTCAGAGCCACCGTTTGAGAATTTACCTGATGAGGCTGGAAAAGTAACAGCAATTTCTGCTAAGGATGACTCAGAAGCTGGGTCTGACTCAAAGTCTTTTGGTCGAGCTTCACAAGTTCCTGAGAAGACAATGCCTGATAAACCTGGAACTAGTGATGCAAGCAATGTGAAATCAGTTTCAGATGTTAAGCTGAATGACATTCCTGCAAAAACAGAAACTATAGTTTCTACAACCACTTCGAAGGGTGAACGTGTCTGGGAAGGGATGCTCCAGCTAAACCTCTCAACCACGACCTCTGTTATTTGTACTTTTAAAAG CGGTGAAAAAACCTCTACGAAGGAGTGGCCTAGCATTCTTGAAATCAAAGGCAGAGTCAGACTTGAAGCGTTCGAGAAGTTCCTCCAAGAGCTTCCATTGTCTCGGAGTCGTGCTGTTATG GTTATTCATATTGTTTGCAAGGAGGGATCGTCTGAGAGCGAACGGCAGAGCCTGGTCGAG ACAGCTGATTCATATATTTCAGACGGGAGAGCTGGTCTTGCCGAGCCTGCTTCCGGGGTCGAACTTTATTGTTGCCCACCCCATGCAAAAACACTTGAAATGCTCACCAAGGTACTTTCAAAGGACCAAATTCAAGCTCTTAATGCGTTAGATAATGGTCTAATTGGTGTTGTTGTATGGAGAAGAACTCAATTAACATCACCGAACTCAACATCACACCATAAACACATCTCGAAAAAGCAACACTTCACTTCTCAAAAAAGCAACACTGACATTGATTCTAACTCTTCGTCGGTGCTGCCGCCGATGTCTTCTCATGGCGGACTTCCTCATTTCGAACCTCCTCCTGATGATGAGGGTGACGATATTCCACCGGGATTTGGCCCTGGGACAATGTCCCGGGACGAAGATGACCTACCCGAGTTTAATTTCTCTAGTGGCCCGAACACAAACCCGTCGGGGCCACAATACCCTGCCAGGTACCAATCCCAAGCCTCTCGTTTACACGCTCAAACATCATCTCGTCCTGTTGATCAAATGAGAGAGCTCATACAAAAGTATGGGCAACCAACTACTAATACTCCTCTAAGGGTTCCACTGCAACAGTGGAACGATAATGATGATGACGAGGACGACGATATACCGGAATGGCAGCCAGCATCCCAACAACAACCCCTACCACCCCAAGTCAATAGATTTCAACAGCCAATGCAAGTTCCGGATCAACAAAATACTGCTCAGCCATGGCAGCAACAGCAACAAGGGAATTGGTGGGTTCCTCCACCTGGTTCACAAGGCGAACAATTTGGTAATGGAAGTCAATACTATGGGCAAAATGTAAGAACTGGACAGCCTCTTTGGCGAAAAGATGTTTCTGACAATAGAGGGTTTTAG
- the LOC105792844 gene encoding histone deacetylase HDT2, with the protein MVGGGSRRDEGSLVITNTNVFAALETLRKKKKSDKDRRSKKSSSKSEKQQQKSQQEAESQVFWAPAPLTVKSWADVDDEDDDDYYATTAPPQSVWGSSEPSQSHEEKTTNVEDSESEEDILDEGDDDIEEDHEHEPEIQVHPEPVLKKDPEIPAPPKEAERQLSKKERKKKELEELEALLADFGVTQKENNSNDESRDVAQEKKGGEGEKKDNPPGESKSAKKKKKKDKSKEGKESQDQPTSADTTNGPDDFAGTEQTEEDVAAVDVKERLKKVASMKKKKSSKEMDAAAKAAAQEAAARSAKLAAAKKKEKNRYNQQPVR; encoded by the exons ATGGTGGGTGGAGGTAGCAGGAGAGACGAAGGATCATTAGTGATCACCAACACGAACGTGTTCGCTGCTCTCGAAACTCTccggaagaagaagaaatccGACAAGGACCGGCGGTCGAAGAAATCTTCTTCCAAGTCTGAAAAACAACAACAGAAGTCGCAACAAGAAGCCGAGTCTCAGGTGTTTTGGGCTCCGGCACCTCTCACCGTCAAATCGTGGGCCGATGTTGATGATGAAGACGATGACGATTATTATGCTACCACTGCTCCACCTCAGTCCGTTTGGGGATCCTCGGAACCTTCTCAGAGTCACGAAGAGAAGACAACTAATGTAGAG GACAGTGAGAGTGAAGAAGATATTTTAGATGAAGGAGATGATGATATAGAGGAAGATCATGAACATGAACCGGAAATTCAAGTACATCCAGAGCCTGTGCTAAAAAAGGATCCTGAAATTCCTGCACCGCCCAAAGAGGCAGAAAGACAACTTTCAAAGaaagagaggaagaaaaaaGAACTCGAAGAGTTGGAGGCTCTTCTTGCTGATTTTGGAGTCACACAGAAGGAAAACAACAGCAATGACGAGTCGCGTG ATGTTGcacaagaaaagaaaggaggagagggagaaaagaaagataatCCACCCGGAGAGTCTAAAAGTgccaagaagaagaaaaagaaggataAATCAAAGGAAGGAAAAGAATCACAAGATCAACCTACTAGTGCAGACACTACCAATGGGCCAGATGACTTTGCCGGGACCGAGCAAACTGAGGAGGATGTAGCTGCTGTTGATGTGAAAGAGCGGCTAAAGAAGGTGGCATctatgaagaagaagaaatctaGTAAAGAGATGGACGCTGCTGCAAAAGCTGCTGCACAAGAGGCTGCTGCAAGGAGTGCGAAGCTTGCTGCtgcaaagaagaaagagaagaacCGTTACAACCAACAGCCTGTACGGTAA
- the LOC105792846 gene encoding leucine-rich repeat extensin-like protein 4 — protein MKNTVVNNVLLIIAFFVTFRVIPFTTATSDNRRRVFYYGGEFKSGADFDSVLPSSSLTFDNPRLKTAYIALQAWKQAIISDPLNLTSDWVGSNVCNYTGVFCSPALDDPAIITVAGIDLNHGDISGTLPEELGLLNDIALFHVNSNRFCGEIPWSFKELKRLFELDLSNNRFSGKFPYVVLRIPNLKFLDIRFNEFEGKVPKALFEKKLDAIFMNNNRFAFELPENIGNSPASVIVLANNRFHGCLPRSMGSMSGTLNEVVLSNNGLHSCLPEEIGSLKNVTVFDVKNNELIGELPESIGKLESLEHFDLSHNMLSGTVHERVCSLPNLMNFSFNNNFFTGMPQACLDLEEFDDRKNCFDNRDLQRSRLQCKMFSCVPLNCSAINCSPKLSPSPSLPPPPLLPPPCPLYPISPPPPPPTISPRPPCWTLQPPPPPPSPTGYSPLLPPFAGKNYSSPPPPVFY, from the coding sequence ATGAAGAACACGGTTGTTAACAATGTTCTTCTTATCATTGCATTCTTCGTTACTTTCAGAGTCATTCCTTTCACCACTGCAACATCCGACAACCGTAGAAGAGTGTTTTATTACGGCGGCGAGTTCAAATCCGGCGCCGATTTCGACTCAGTTCTTCCATCATCATCCTTAACCTTTGACAACCCAAGGCTTAAAACTGCTTACATAGCTTTACAAGCATGGAAACAAGCCATTATTTCAGACCCTTTGAATTTAACCTCCGATTGGGTAGGATCCAATGTATGCAACTACACTGGAGTTTTCTGTTCCCCAGCTCTCGACGACCCCGCCATCATAACCGTCGCCGGAATCGATCTTAACCACGGTGATATCTCCGGAACACTCCCGGAAGAACTTGGACTCCTTAATGATATAGCATTATTTCATGTAAACTCTAACAGGTTTTGCGGCGAAATCCCATGGAGTTTCAAAGAATTAAAACGTCTTTTCGAGCTTGATTTAAGTAATAATCGATTTTCGGGCAAGTTTCCTTACGTTGTTCTTCGAATCCCAAACCTTAAATTCCTCGACATTAGGTTCAATGAATTTGAAGGTAAAGTACCCAAAGCTTTATTCGAAAAGAAACTGGACGCcatttttatgaataataacAGGTTTGCTTTTGAATTGCCGGAAAATATTGGGAACTCGCCGGCTTCCGTCATTGTTTTAGCTAATAACAGGTTTCATGGGTGTTTACCGAGGAGTATGGGAAGCATGTCGGGTACTTTAAACGAAGTCGTTTTAAGTAACAATGGGTTACATTCATGTTTGCCTGAAGAGATCGGATCATTGAAGAACGTAACAGTTTTTGATGTGAAAAACAATGAATTGATCGGTGAATTGCCGGAATCGATCGGAAAATTGGAAAGCTTGGAACATTTCGATTTGTCGCATAATATGTTGTCGGGCACTGTTCATGAACGTGTTTGTTCGTTACCTAACTTAATGAACTTCAGtttcaataataatttcttCACCGGAATGCCGCAGGCATGTTTGGATTTGGAAGAATTCGATGACCGGAAAAACTGTTTCGATAATAGAGATCTTCAAAGATCGAGATTACAATGTAAAATGTTCAGTTGTGTGCCTTTAAATTGTAGTGCCATTAATTGCAGTCCGAAGCTTAGTCCATCACCTTCACTGCCACCTCCGCCATTGCTTCCGCCGCCGTGTCCACTCTACCCTAtttcaccaccaccaccaccaccaactATTTCACCACGACCACCATGTTGGACATTacaaccaccaccaccaccgccAAGTCCTACAGGTTATAGTCCATTATTGCCACCGTTTGCCGGAAAAAACTATTCTTCTCCACCACCACCGGTATTCTACTAA
- the LOC105792845 gene encoding uncharacterized protein LOC105792845 has product MGSSSSRPGLNPSQGRLNRRFNRFPRLSSLFTCSSGSSYAPLEMEDYPTQIPVKSSEHRDSLSNMVQTPLEESGSICSTEMGLSCTGTETGTSAESNNEAGGDLSIDGGSRDVEANDCRKCLTESTDLVVPQVSSHGESRRDSSTSASISFKEQQSSDHDSINLSTNEDAVSGCENKGSSRFCPESSISSPQGLEDSHRIPVENQLGEVMTVHSSGSDSAPRDSELATLHSLREESIPSGLGFLVSNREQGHGDGGVLHVDVVSISSNIISDGGADTSNREARRNSRRLFWDAFSRHSSRRLNDSPSDDRNDVASQDRWLLDFSGDFFYDGAGGDSGYLSTSRIHSLNERRRHSRSEIWERLLGGHDENSQQTTFCPSGLHPDGTCSCDSLLLTDESSARASISRIVMLAEALFEVLDEIHRQPVSLSLSMVSLPAPESVVDSFPLRNHKKVDASKVGDTVDQCHICLAEYEEEEKIRVLPCQHEFHMSCVDKWLKEIHGVCPLCRGDVRQGMDSSVPNSEVPSL; this is encoded by the exons ATGGGTTCGAGTAGCAGTCGACCGGGGTTGAACCCATCACAGGGAAGACTCAACCGCCGATTCAACCGGTTTCCCAGACTATCTTCTTTATTCACCTGCAGTAGCGGTTCTTCTTATGCTCCTCTTGAG ATGGAAGATTATCCCACCCAAATCCCAGTGAAGAGTTCGGAACACCGTGACTCGCTTTCCAACATGGTCCAAACTCCCTTAGAGGAATCTGGTTCGATATGCAGTACGGAAATGGGGCTCAGCTGCACTGGTACTGAAACCGGAACTTCAGCTGAAAGCAATAACGAAGCCGGTGGGGATCTGTCGATTGATGGTGGTTCAAGAGATGTAGAAGCAAATGATTGTAGGAAATGCTTGACTGAAAGTACGGATTTGGTTGTTCCTCAGGTAAGCTCTCATGGTGAATCTCGTAGGGATAGTAGTACTTCAGCTAGCATTTCCTTTAAAGAACAACAATCTTCCGACCATGACTCAATAAATCTTTCAACTAATGAGGATGCAGTCAGTGGCTGTGAAAACAAGGGTTCATCTCGGTTTTGTCCCGAATCGAGTATTTCATCTCCTCAAGGGCTTGAAGATTCACATCGGATACCTGTTGAGAATCAATTGGGTGAAGTAATGACAGTCCATAGCTCAGGTTCTGATTCCGCTCCTCGTGACTCTGAACTGGCGACCTTACACTCCCTTAGAGAAGAATCGATACCTTCGGGTTTAGGATTTCTCGTGTCCAATAGGGAACAAGGCCACGGCGATGGAGGTGTGCTTCACGTTGATGTTGTGAGCATTTCTTCCAATATTATATCCGATGGCGGTGCTGATACAAGTAATCGTGAAGCCAGGAGGAACAGTAGAAGATTGTTCTGGGATGCATTTTCGAGACACAGTTCTAGAAGACTTAATGATTCCCCATCCGATGATAGGAACGATGTAGCATCTCAAGACAGATGGCTCCTAGATTTCAGTGGTGATTTCTTTTATGATGGAGCCGGAGGTGATTCTGGTTACCTCAGCACCAGTAGAATCCATAGCTTGAATGAACGAAGACGGCACTCGAGATCAGAG ATCTGGGAAAGGCTGCTCGGTGGCCATGACGAAAATAGTCAGCAAACTACGTTTTGTCCATCTGGACTCCACCCTGATGGCACGTGCTCGTGCGATTCTCTCTTGTTAACTGACGAGTCTAGTGCTCGTGCAAGTATCTCACGAATAGTTATGCTCGCTGAGGCTTTATTTGAG GTTTTGGATGAAATTCATCGTCAACCGGTATCACTTTCCTTATCAATGGTCTCACTCCCGGCTCCCGAATCTGTAGTTGATTCTTTCCCTCTCAGAAATCACAAAAAAGTGGATGCATCAAAGGTCGGGGACACAGTTGACCA GTGTCATATATGCCTGGCTGAATACGAAGAAGAGGAGAAAATACGAGTTCTGCCTTGCCAACACGAGTTTCACATGTCTTGCGTCGATAAATGGCTTAAAGAAATACACGG GGTTTGCCCGCTTTGTCGAGGCGATGTTCGTCAGGGTATGGACTCGTCTGTCCCGAACTCCGAGGTTCCCtctctttga
- the LOC105792847 gene encoding 40S ribosomal protein S11, whose amino-acid sequence MAEQTEKAFLKQPKVFLSSKKGGKGKRPGKGGNRFWKSIGLGFKTPREAIEGTYIDKKCPFTGTVSIRGRILAGTCHSAKMVRTIIVRRNYLHYIKKYQRYEKRHSNIPAHISPCFRVKEGDHVIIGQCRPLSKTVRFNVLKVIPAGSSGGGKKAFTGM is encoded by the exons ATGGCGGAACAG ACCGAAAAAGCTTTTTTGAAGCAACCCAAAGTGTTTTTGAG CTCGAAGAAAGGTGGGAAAGGGAAGAGACCAGGAAAGGGTGGGAATCGCTTCTGGAAAAGCATTGGATTGGGCTTCAAGACTCCCCGTGAAGCTATTGAag GAACCTACATCGATAAGAAATGCCCGTTCACTGGCACGGTTTCAATCCGGGGTCGTATCTTAGCCGGTACTTGCCATAGTGCCAAGATGGTCAGGACAATCATTGTTCGACGGAACTACCTTCATTATATCAAGAAATACCAAAG gtACGAGAAGCGCCATTCAAACATCCCTGCACATATTTCACCATGCTTCCGTGTGAAGGAAGGGGATCATGTCATTATTGGGCAATGCAG GCCGTTGTCGAAGACCGTGAGGTTTAATGTTTTGAAAGTGATTCCAGCAGGATCTTCCGGTGGTGGGAAGAAAGCTTTCACCGGAATGTAA